One genomic segment of Panicum virgatum strain AP13 chromosome 2N, P.virgatum_v5, whole genome shotgun sequence includes these proteins:
- the LOC120658262 gene encoding uncharacterized protein LOC120658262 isoform X2: MATHLRSISLPTRPHALVLKAEQELRRLRALVSPPSPSPSPPAPALRALLQDLGDLHEYVEEVVRLPTNWDALRLPRHRRLVEAELEGSVALLDLCGAARDGLAAAKDQVRDLRSALRRHRRAAGTLLSCRRGPTWRRPSSAAGWRRTLRR, encoded by the coding sequence ATGGCTACCCACCTGAGGTCCATCAGTCTGCCCACGCGGCCCCACGCCCTCGTCCTCAAGGCCGAGCAGGAGCTGCGGCGGCTCAGGGCCCTCGTGtcgccgccctcgccctcgccctcgccgccggcgccggccctgCGCGCGCTGCTCCAGGACCTCGGCGACCTGCACGAGTACGTCGAGGAGGTCGTCCGCCTGCCCACCAACTGGGACGCGCTCCGCCTGCCCCGGCACAGGCGCCTCGtggaggccgagctcgagggcTCCGTGGCGCTGCTGGACCTCTGCGGCGCGGCCAGggacggcctcgccgccgccaaggaCCAGGTCCGGGACCTGCGCTCGGCGCTCCGCAGGCACCGTCGAGCGGCGGGTACCCTCCTGAGCTGCCGCCGCGGGCCGACGTGGCGCCGGCCGTCGTCGGCGGCAGGGTGGAGGCGTACGCTGCGGCGCTGA
- the LOC120658262 gene encoding transcription initiation factor TFIID subunit 4-like isoform X1 — MMMSLIIYTKGKRQRAMQVARDDSAYRIHGVPTAHVICNSHMLVRVAGLQKCGGVLASKMAAAEMGLITHTDTDGSGCTARLIHLSSDLRVRPISPATIHGYPPEVHQSAHAAPRPRPQGRAGAAAAQGPRVAALALALAAGAGPARAAPGPRRPARVRRGGRPPAHQLGRAPPAPAQAPRGGRARGLRGAAGPLRRGQGRPRRRQGPGPGPALGAPQAPSSGGYPPELPPRADVAPAVVGGRVEAYAAALKKASRAIRRGCGKRAAAAAAETARDDSCGGAPRPVAMLAEVRELTVSLLQSSLEALLRQAVVRPSTTSKWSLVSRALLYSRSTASSGEDEEGARADADDEAASGSLCIKDVASGDGQTKAQSQLQALEGCIEGLEEVLERLFRNLIRSRVCLLNCVSL; from the exons atgatgatgagcttgattat TTATACCAAGGGCAAAAGACAGCGCGCAATGCAAGTTGCACGGGACGACAGCGCTTACCGGATCCACGGTGTCCCCACGGCCCATGTCATCTGCAACTCGCACATGTTGGTTCGCGTTGCCGGGCTTCAGAAATGTGGAGGTGTTCTTGCGTCTAAAATGGCTGCAGCAGAAATGGGTCTGATCACACACACGGACACGGACGGCAGCGGCTGTACAGCTCGGTTGATCCATCTCTCCTCCGATCTCCGAGTCCGACCCATTTCTCCTGCCACGAT CCATGGCTACCCACCTGAGGTCCATCAGTCTGCCCACGCGGCCCCACGCCCTCGTCCTCAAGGCCGAGCAGGAGCTGCGGCGGCTCAGGGCCCTCGTGtcgccgccctcgccctcgccctcgccgccggcgccggccctgCGCGCGCTGCTCCAGGACCTCGGCGACCTGCACGAGTACGTCGAGGAGGTCGTCCGCCTGCCCACCAACTGGGACGCGCTCCGCCTGCCCCGGCACAGGCGCCTCGtggaggccgagctcgagggcTCCGTGGCGCTGCTGGACCTCTGCGGCGCGGCCAGggacggcctcgccgccgccaaggaCCAGGTCCGGGACCTGCGCTCGGCGCTCCGCAGGCACCGTCGAGCGGCGGGTACCCTCCTGAGCTGCCGCCGCGGGCCGACGTGGCGCCGGCCGTCGTCGGCGGCAGGGTGGAGGCGTACGCTGCGGCGCTGAAGAAGGCGAGCAGGGCGATCAGAAGAGGGTGCGGCaagcgcgctgccgccgccgccgccgagaccGCCAGGGATGATTCTTGCGGCGGCGCGCCGAGGCCGGTCGCGATGCTGGCGGAGGTGAGGGAGCTCACCGTGTCTCTCCTTCAGTCGTCCCTGGAGGCCTTGCTCAGGCAAGCCGTCGTCAGGCCGAGcaccaccagcaagtggtcgcTGGTCTCGAGAGCCCTGCTGTACAGCAGGAGCACGGCGTCGTCCGGGGAGGATGAAGAGGGCGCTCGTGCTGACGCTGATGATGAAGCAGCGTCCGGTTCTCTCTGCATCAAGGATGTCGCGAGTGGCGATGGCCAGACGAAGGCTCAGAGCCAGCTGCAGGCCCTGGAGGGCTGCATCGAAGGCCTCGAGGAGGTATTGGAGCGCCTGTTCAGGAACCTTATCAGGAGCAGAGTTTGTCTCCTGAACTGCGTCAGTTTGTGA